A single region of the Manihot esculenta cultivar AM560-2 chromosome 12, M.esculenta_v8, whole genome shotgun sequence genome encodes:
- the LOC110627439 gene encoding L-ascorbate oxidase homolog — MGDHRNIWSFMGVVLLVTCISGEDPYRFYSWNVTYGDIYPLGEKQQGILINGQFPGPQIESVTNDNLIINVFNSLDEPFLISWNGVQQRRNSWQDGVYGTNCPILPGQNFTYVLQVKDQIGSYFYFPSLGMHKAAGGFGGFKIASRSVIPVPFPPPAGDFTILAGDWFKRNHTDLRAILDGGSDLPFPDGVLINGRGSNGYTFAVDQGKTYRFRISNVGLTTSLNFRIQGHKLLLVEVEGTHTLQNTYDSLDIHLGQSYSVLVTADQPAQDYNIVISTRFTTQVLTTTSILRYSNSAGSVSGPPPGGPTTQIDWSLEQARSLRRNLSASGPRPNPQGSYHYGLINTTRTIRLQNTAPIINGKQRYAVNSVSFIPADTPLKLADHFNIQGVFSPGSIPDNPTGGGAYLQTSVMAADFRGYAEVVFENPEDTVQSWHIDGHNFFVVGMDGGEWTPASRLTYNLRDTISRCTVQVYPKSWTAVYMPLDNVGMWNVRSENWARQYLGQQFYLRVFSPANSWRDEYPIPGNALLCGRAVGRMT; from the exons ATGGGTGACCATAGAAATATATGGTCTTTCATGGGGGTGGTCTTGCTAGTTACTTGCATCAGTGGAGAAGATCCTTATAGATTTTATTCATGGAATGTCACCTACGGTGATATCTATCCACTTGGAGAGAAGCAACAG GGGATTTTAATAAATGGGCAGTTTCCAGGGCCACAGATTGAGTCAGTCACCAATGATAATTTGATTATCAATGTTTTCAACAGCTTGGATGAACCTTTTCTTATTTCTTG GAATGGCGTGCAGCAGAGGAGGAATTCATGGCAAGATGGAGTTTATGGCACCAACTGTCCCATTCTACCTGGGCAGAACTTCACCTATGTGCTCCAAGTGAAGGATCAGATTGGTAGCTACTTCTACTTCCCTTCCCTTGGCATGCACAAGGCAGCTGGAGGCTTTGGTGGCTTCAAAATTGCGAGCCGATCCGTCATTCCTGTACCATTTCCTCCTCCTGCTGGTGATTTCACCATCCTAGCAGGAGATTGGTTCAAGAGGAATCACACT GATTTAAGAGCAATTCTAGATGGTGGAAGTGATCTTCCCTTCCCTGATGGTGTACTGATCAACGGTCGTGGATCAAATGGATACACATTTGCAGTGGATCAAG GCAAGACTTACAGGTTCCGAATATCAAATGTGGGTCTTACAACTTCCTTAAATTTTAGAATCCAAGGGCACAAGCTGTTGCTGGTAGAGGTTGAAGGAACTCACACTCTCCAGAATACTTATGACTCGCTTGACATTCATTTGGGACAATCTTATTCTGTGTTGGTTACAGCTGATCAGCCAGCACAAGATTACAATATTGTCATCTCAACACGATTTACCACCCAAGTGCTCACCACAACCTCCATTCTTCGTTACAGCAATTCAGCAGGAAGTGTTTCAGGTCCTCCCCCTGGTGGCCCAACTACTCAGATTGACTGGTCTCTCGAGCAAGCTCGATCTCTCAG GCGGAATCTGAGTGCGAGTGGCCCTAGACCAAACCCCCAAGGTTCTTACCATTATGGATTGATCAACACAACACGTACAATTAGATTACAAAACACTGCTCCAATCATTAACGGCAAGCAGAGGTATGCTGTAAATAGTGTGTCCTTCATTCCTGCTGATACTCCACTTAAACTAGCCGACCACTTCAACATCCAAGGAGTTTTTTCCCCCGGAAGCATTCCTGACAATCCCACTGGCGGTGGTGCTTACCTCCAGACTTCTGTCATGGCTGCTGATTTCAGAGGTTACGCTGAGGTTGTTTTTGAGAATCCAGAAGACACTGTGCAGTCATGGCACATTGATGGCCACAACTTCTTTGTTGTTGG AATGGATGGTGGGGAGTGGACACCAGCTAGCAGATTAACTTATAATTTGAGAGACACAATTTCTCGTTGCACTGTTCAG GTGTATCCTAAGTCATGGACAGCAGTTTACATGCCTTTGGACAACGTGGGGATGTGGAACGTGAGGTCTGAGAACTGGGCTCGCCAGTACTTAGGACAGCAGTTCTATCTTCGTGTCTTTTCTCCGGCAAATTCATGGAGAGATGAGTATCCAATCCCAGGAAATGCTCTTCTTTGTGGTCGGGCAGTAGGTCGGATGACTTAG
- the LOC110627384 gene encoding 5'-adenylylsulfate reductase 1, chloroplastic, protein MAACFSILPSDHRFFFLVILQWVFSLDTRSLNSETYKFFDSVEKHYNKRLFSVYAGMTSQRRDEPPETRAKSSSISEIDLLLEGIDGGLKNALANMDTLCHM, encoded by the exons ATGGCTGCTTGCTTCTCCATCCTCCCATCTGATCATAGGTTCTTCTTTCTTGTTATTCTTCAATG GGTGTTTAGCCTGGACACAAGGAGCTTGAACtcagaaacatacaagttctttGATTCTGTGGAGAAACACTATAACAAAAGGCTATTCTCTGTCTATGCTGGGATGACAAGCCAGAGAAGAGATGAGCCTCCGGAAACTCGAGCCAAGAGTAGTTCGATTAGTGAAATAGATCTTTTGTTGGAAGGAATTGATGGTGGGTTGAAGAATGCATTGGCAAATATGGATACCCTTTGCCACATGTAG